The genomic region ATATTAAATACATGAGGGCTCAAAAAGTAGCAATGAACGTTCATGCGCTCAAGAATTAATTatcttgaaattttcagaatggttacggaaaataattcattcacgTACCATTTGGTCAGCAAGTAGAAGAACTGTTTTTAACGTAAATCTGCGCgaacaaaaattgaataggTCTTCCAGTGAGGGTCCAAGTAGCTCCATAACCATCACATTGTAGTCACCTTCCGATCCGCACCATTTTATTGTCGGTATACCaactaaaaataatgatttcaaATAATCATGATAATTGCGATTTGGGTAAGGCGAGTTCACTGGAACTATGTTATTATTACGTCTCACTCCATTGAAATTTGTCGCAGCTGTTTGAGAGATATATTACGAAATCCTGAACAATACGTAACTACGTCAAATGGAACATCTGAGTAGAATTTGTTAGAATTTAACGCTTCTCAACACAATTATAATTCTTCAATTGTGGAATTGATTTCATAACAAAATAGGTTGCAAtgttgatgaagaaaaaattcttaattCGGATTGATTTTGaggacttgaaattttttaatgtaaagtGAACACGATCAATCCCTAATAACATTTAAATCTCAAATTCAGTGGAAAGTAATAATTCTTCTAGTTCAGAATATCCCCAGATCCCTATGAAGAAAATCTCTGCAAATTGCCCCGTTCACTTTTGCTCTTTTCCGAACTCCTCATCATCTAGATCTTCATTCTTAATTGTCTCTGAAACATTCTACTGTATCTCTATCTGTATTTTGTATTTTGACAAGTGTCAAAATACTTCCTAAATTCAAACAGAAAAGTCAGAGATGTTCAATACTTCGCAAGATTACTATGGAACACTTACAGCATGAGTTGAAAAGTCATTAATGCACGGGgtaatcaataatcaatataAAACGCAAATGCCCTTGATCTTCAACTATCACGGACACTATCAACTCTATACGAAAACAACAAGATACCATTCACGTAATTCAGAactttggcaaatgctttacAAAAAAGTTCCCTTCAGATCCCCATAGTCCTTCCCAAAAACCCATATTCTCATATAAAAATCTACATACCACCACCCTGCATCATCTTGTAGAACCTGGACTCTATGTGTAACTGAGGATGGCGTGTTTTTATGCATTCCAACTTGATGGCGACTTCTTCGCCCGTGGAGATGTTGGTGCCTGATATAATAACAAAGAAAAAGATTCATGACTCGTCTGTATCTTCTAGTACATGAGGTTGGGCTGAAGAGGGAGAGCGCGATTGGTGAGGGATGAAGAGAGGGAGAAGGAGATGGCAACAACGAAGAGCAATGGATGACCCATGGGTGCTACAAAATCACGGCAAAACAATAAATACATCTGAAGGCGGTGAAAAGGGATGTGGTATCCCTTGAAAATGCAGGATTTTATGATAACTCGAATCAATAAACAACAAAGACCTGAAGGCAAAATGTCGATGATTAATCGTGaagaattttatggaattgCTCGTGATGGAGAATGGAAGGGGACGAATAAAGAAAGTCGTGAGAGCCCGTAATGAATAGGACAGGATGATGATTTGAAAAAGTCAACAATACCtaaataaatatctccaaaCGAACCACTCCCAATTTTCCGTCCGAGTCGGTATCTACTGCCGACGCGGAGTTCCATTCTGTTGCAGCCGTTGGCCGCGTGCTGGCCGGACAACGTGTGTGTATCTTGGTATTTCACTGTTTCTTGCAGaattataagaaaaaaaaacaactcccCTCGTTTTTGCTCTAGCCTCGACGTATGAGTTTTCCTCGTTCTCTTCGAAAATCCTCGAGTCCTCGCGGTAAATAGTGTACAATTGTATAATCACAGGAATCAAATGATAAAAAGGGGGCGGaaggaacaaaaaaaagggggattaTTTATCAAAGAAAACTGCCTCAGAGACTCGGAGAATTTGCGATCTCCATGTTTGATCGCATTTCCGCTCGTCAACTCTCACACAGCCATCACTACACTTGTTTCCCCTCTTTCTgtattcttctttttttttcggggatcTTTTATTCTACTCGCTGGTGAAATACCCAACTGTTTCGTTTCACGGGCCTCTGGGTACCTCTAGGCTCACTCCAATACACCCAAGTTTTACCTACCTAACCAGTATCTTGGCGCATCCCAAGGCTCTGACTCTATTTTCTCGGTTGGGAGGgctgtgtatgtgtgtgtgtgcgtgtgtatGTAGTTGGCTTTTTGTTCGAGAGGGTTTAGGGAGTTGAGCAAAGAGGTTTGACTGAGTAGAGAGTTCAGGTGACTCGAAGCCAGCGCTAGTTCATTACCCCGACGCACTGACAGCACCATCGATTCTGACGACAGGGACAGAACTGATTATCCTACAGCGCCCGGATCTTCggcgtttttaatttttttcacctcgaCTAAGGGATGAAGGGGGTGTTGCCACATAGAGAATCTAATTTTTCGTCGAGCAGGGCTGGCCCTATTTATTAATGTTGATGAGAAACGAAgagatttgttaattattgcGCGACAGCCCCCACCGAGACACCATTGGTTCTCCCACCGCCCCTTCGACTTTCGAATAGTCTTAATATTAATTAGCGGGCTAACTCTTTACTTAAAATTGTGTGTGTAAGGGCGAGACAGCTAAAGGAGGAACCAGCATAAGCAGGTTCCTCTGCCGTCAGAATCGACCGTGTCGGCATCCTTCCCGTGGGGCGCTACTACGATGAGTGTGGGGCCACCTGAACCCCGAGATCTTAGCCCATATTTTACAGCTAGACTGAGAAGACTATTCCCCCCAGGGCTTTAGAAATGGGAGAGAATAATTGGATGAAGAGGGGAGTGAGTCTGAGGGGTACGATTTCTTCAGTCCGATCATAGTCAATTCTCTTCTGAGTTGAGGATGAGCCCTGATGGTAGCTTCAGAGACTTGTACAGGTCTACTGTCCTATCTGGCTGGGAAACGGGCATGAGATGAATTAGGGCGAGAAAGGGTTCTATGGGAGGTGGGGTACAATAAATACCTTTGAGGATTCTTAAGGATACTTAAAGGGGAAGAATCCAAtagatttttatgagaaatatttCCATTGTCAGTAATAattcgtatttttcatttagtttCTTTTTTTAGTACTTGAAGATGCTTTACAGATGGAAAAATGAACTTTAATTGTCGATTTTTTACAATGAAAGGtcaaaagatttttatttgtctATAAAAACTCTTCGATAAATATCTTGTCcagatttttaatttccttTCTCATCCTTATTGCTGAAGAATAATGTGAAGCTAGGTTTATCTGGACTTCCATTTTCTTCTGCTTAAATTATTGTATATACACTATATTGAATAATTCGTGATGCATGAGaaataataaacataaaaCTCCTTAAAAAAGCGTTTAATCGTATTAAAAATCAAGTGATGCTACAAGAGTTGCCAATAATTCGTTTAACCATTTccgaaaaaaacaattcccaGTGTCAGGGCAGTGTCGTgttagataattaattacatttgAGTATAATCGACATATTTTCGTTTGATAGATGAATCAACTCGTAATCAAGTGTCAGCGTGTATTGTCATTTGATTAGTTGAATAGAGGCCTgaaaacttcaattttttttacaatgaaaAGTATTAAAATTGTAACCACGTATAAACTATCTACAGATAATAAAAAGttgtaataataaaatagttgATCAGATGCCGACGAAGCTCTCGGTGTTTTGTTCTCATTCACATTTAAATCATGAAtcttataattattgtttatggAATGTTGTTATTGGCTAATAAACATCAATATTTCTCGAGAAGTATGGCCTGTGGATTTCACCGTTATCTCTATGGtacgataaaatttatttattaattcataAGTAAATTTATTAAGTAATCTATCGCCTGGTGATCTCATTCTATTCGTACTTTCTGTACTGGAagtattatttgttttttctttcattaaaaacttaACAATTGCGCAATGCGAAAATGAAGCGTTAAGCTACCAGGTATTAAACAATTTCAACGGATAAAATACATATTGTTAATGTACATTGTGGTTGCAAATAAAAGCATTAAGATTAATGCAAGTGGTGAAGGGGTGAAAGCAgccaattttttcccctcattaaACATGAATTGGTCACGATAACAAGTTATTCAGCAAGAAAATGTtgggaaatttattatttctctaGATATTTTCCTTTGAAAATCATCTTTATCGTAATAAATACACATTTCAAAAGATACACTTCGACTGTTTGAGCTCCACCCCTCACGTAATAAAAACAAACAATTAGAAGAACGAAGAGAAATACTGGTACTTGGGAAATGTAAATCCCTAAAATAAATGCAACTTTATCGTGTAAACTGGATAATCTGAATCGTAAATCATAACAGTTTAGTTATGAATTAgtcgaaaaatatatttaatcaCAAATTGAGTACATCCTCGTCGTCAATGGTTTTcctgcactttttttttccacgcgattattgaaaataagtgATTGAAACAAGTGATTGAATAACTGATACTATAATTCTCCGtatcaatattttctttatgtgttgaattcgttgaaaatttagcGTGCGCTGTTTCACTCATAATACTATAATCTGCGTACAAATCTAAATGTTTTGTTTCTCTCGtcatattataaaatttatttcggcATAGGTATAAACTCTATCTATCGCCTTTGCAACGGTGATTATTTATCGGAAATTCTagttattgataaaataatggGGGCATTAAAATATatgcattatttattataattcgAGAGGTGGAGGGAGGGGAAATACGCagtctgtaaattaattttgagagCTTATTTCCTCGGTTCTCGGCATTGATGACTTGGATTTTTCCGTTGTCACTGTGATCGTTTGGACTTCTAAGTTGGCTAGATCTGCAGCGCTAATCTGTAAACGAAAGCATTTAACATTCACCAATGGTACAATTGATACATGACAGTTTTATTAGTGGACAATTGTTACGATGGGGTGTCACTAACCACCAgttgaattaatgaatgttGGTTAGTTTAAGCAGTTACATGCATTacagaaaataatcacaaaatcAATTATCATTAAACAGCTCATGGGCAAACCTCAACATTGGGCGGTAGTGTAATTGTTGCATGCGTTGTTGTTGTCTCGGTACCACTTCGTATTTCTCGTTCTACTGTAGTGCCTACAAATTGTACACAAAAgtaacgaataaacataaattaatgtaaaaaatagCAGTGAAGATTGCAGAAGAAAATTTCGAAGGAAATggatttttgtttataattatatagacaataatttttgattgatagaatgaaatgtgaaaatttcgaCGCCATTTTGTAGGCAttagttttgaatttttcagtgagACGTTCTCCCACTTCACTACTAAATCTTTCAAAACatcaatatgaaaaattttagataTTTTCTCATCAGCATAACTACACTTATTACCATCAAACAAATAACATCGGAATACAACAAATAAGCTGAAtgacaaaaataatgagaaaatctAAACTCACTATTAACTTCTTGGGATTCACTACTCTGATTCGTTTCAACTTCACCATTAGTGGTGCCATTACTCGAAGTCTGTGATATGACAGTTGTTGTTTTAACAACAACCGACTGATTTTGGGTTGATATCTCCGAAGTGCGCGATGTAACTTCCATCTTGAGGCCAGCAAGCCTATTATGAAGATCTTCCGAACTCGTTGCATTTCTGAAAAGTGAACTGTTACTGCCAAATAGAATGGCAAGTACcacggaaaaaaatcaaacgatgaataaaaaccaaaataacaaataaaattaactaAAATTCCAATTCAAGTTTTATGTACAAAGGAGAAATCATAATAGCCTTACAGCAGATGATCCTTAACGCTGTCGATAGTGATGTCGCCGATGGAATTAATGTCTTGTCGATCCTCGTCTCCATTGATATCAGTGGTGCTCGCTGCTGGCCTCAATGATGGCTCTTTAGAGTTATTATCACCGGCTAAAAGGGATAATTTTACACAGACAAGCATAGCGACAAGATGCAGACGAAATTACGGGCAAGGAGTGTCAAACGAAAGACGAATGATTGTTCGAAGCAAAATTTCCATCATCCGAGGAAAAATTAACTTGGCTCAGTATTTCAGCCTTCCAATAGGACTTTTGGAaacaaattatgaattttgaaGAATTAGTGATGCAACTTCTCCGCCggaaatcaagaaaaaaaattgttttttttttaaatcgacgATATAAGTTGACAGTGATCTGTAGAGGCTAACAAAATTCAAGTAATCATTGAAAGCCCGTGGTGAAATCATTTTTACGATGGGGGGAAGAAGTATCCAAGTAAATGCCGGCATCACttcttaatattatttttcttatgtCGGTTTTATCCTCACCACCAATATattgaaattgatatttttgaaattacaACATTGAAAACCAAGTTTTTATTTCCCCGAGTGAATGCAAAACATCCTGTACTCACTGGATCCAACAATTCCGTTTTCCGTGACAGCCCGAGCTGCCCCAGGTGCCTCAATCTCCTTCTCACCAGTTCCCTCAACGACTCCCTCCTGTTCACCCTCACCCTCCTCCTCCTTGATCGACTGGACCGAGCTGACAGTAGTCTCGGGTGTTGATCTTGCATTAGGTGGTAAATTTAAGGCACAATGTGCTTTTGTAACATTATTAGCAGACAGTGAAATGCGTTCAAGCTCGGAACTCGAGTGAAGATAAAGAGCCTCCCCTCCTTTGGTAAAAGTGAGAGACGAAATGCCATTGATATCCTCACGTTTAATAGcagctgcattgagttgtctcCTCAATTCAGGTATACTTAATATCAAACATTCACCAAGATTAGTGAGACAAAGTAGACAAGTCTCCTCGTGAATACCAGCAGGTTCAACTGGACAGGTGAACTTGGCGAAACCTGTCTTACGAACACGTGATCCCTCATGGGCAGTAAGTTTATACTTGCAGAATGGCTTCAATGATGGcagattaaatattttgaactGCTCCTCACTGGCTATAACAACGCGATGAGGTGCAGTCATATCTGGCCCAGGGGCAACACCTTTTTCAGCTTCAAAAGGCTCTGGCAATGGTACACTGGAACCATCGAGAATTGTGATAGCTATCACTGGTGCACGATGCTTTAGCTGAATTTCCTTGCCAAGTGTGCAGACAACATCCTCTTCAGCCCTTCTAACACCAGCAGGAATGGCAAGTGTGAAAACATAGACAGTACCATTATTGGTGCCGGCCCAGAGTGTTGGCGTTGTATTTTGCATGCTGACGATAAAACTCCTAGCAAAATAAAGACTCCTGACCATCGAACCCAGTGAATCATCAGCTGGACGTGCTTCAATCTGTCTCTCAACAGGTCTGATATCAACAGCTCCCTCTCCACCAATTCCACCAGGAGCCGGTGCCTCCAGTTTCTTTTTCTCAGTGATATTACCTGAAGGACTAGCTGTTGTAGCCCTACGCTGAGATCTTCCTTTCCTCAATCTCCTGAATGACTCTCTCAATGATTTCTTGAAGGATTTTCTTCGCGAGATCGGAGTATCACCCGAGCCTGATCGATCATTCGGATTCAATGTGCATTTCACACTGACTGGCTTATTGCGAACGTAATCGAAGACAGCGAGACCATGGGCTGTTCCCGCAGCCATCAGTCCCCATTCACTGTGAACTGTCAATGCTGTAACAGCGGCTGGTGGGTAAAGTTGAACGAGATTTTGAGGCTGAAAACCGATGGAAAAGGAGATCTCAGCTGTTCTCACTGGGAGACTATCGTGACCCTTCCAGGCGAAACCATCGCGATCATTGACAATGTTCATGGTGACGGCTTTCATCTGCTTTTGTATTACTTGTGAGATGATCTTGGCGACTATTATGTGGCCTGCAGTGCCTGCTACGATTAAGGTTGAGGACAGTGGACAAAGAAGGATCTTCTTGACAGCCAAACGAGGATCGTCCGAGTAAGGATCGAAGGTACCGACTTTCCGGAAGGGCGGCCACTCTTCCTGATCCTCGTCTGGTGACTGCTCCAGAACATCTAGATGCTCACCAGTAAACAAAAGAGACGAACTGTATTTGTACAGAGGGGTCAGGGTGACACCGGAGGCGTCCCAGAAGCGAATCGTCCCATCCTCGTGACCAGTTAACAAGAGATCTCTCTTGTTCTCCGTCAATTTTTTGTTGCCTTTCTGACAGAGAAGAACACCACCGTCTATTGGCCATTCTTTATCAGAGTACAGATGCTCGGTTTGCGTTTTGCCGGAAGTTACTACGGAATTCCAGAGCTCCTCCGGAACGTTGGGTACATGTTGGGAGCACGTGACTGCGCTCGCGTGGAGAGAGACGAGATAAGGGAGGGCCATCATTTTCCAGTCAGGATCTGTTAGATCTATTGCAACGATTTCCTCTTCTGCGAGGATTATCAGGGCCTCCGGAcccggaatatttttcaaaggatCTTTCTCATCTATGTCGTCTGAGGATTCAGTTTCCACGTGAGGTTTAGAAGTCACAACGAAGAAGTCTATGACTTTGGAGGTCAGGTCGAAAACCACGTGTTTGGATTTTGTCATTGCAGTTATTGTGTGACGGTCTCCGTAACTTGAACGGGGCATGCCACCAGAGAAGAGCATCATCTCGTCGTCACTGGAATTTGATTTAAGAATTTAAgaatttcagggaattttaGGTCGATCGAGAATCAGGTAAGATTATTTCCTGGTGATTTTACTATTGTTTCGGGCTTTATTGTAATGGAGTTAACGCTCGACGCCGTTATCGGTTAAAGTTCAACGGTGAGATGtagtttcagaattttttgttgTGATTTCTTCAACCGCCAAAAGTAACATGTCCCGTTTGTCGAATAAATTAAACCGGTAATAATCatgctgataaaaaaatagccTAGTCCTTGTTGCTCTCATGATAGCACAATTTAATAATCCTCTCAAATATTACTTATACTAGACTGCATTTATATTACTCACTCAGGCAAACTGTAGACGAAGATTTTCGAAATAGCCTTGCATGGATATGGTCCATAAACTGTAGTTGGCTCGGATGTTGAATCACTACCCGGACTCCAAAACATGTACGATCCATCATTGTGTGACGATACAAATCTATCCTCAGATATCCAGTGAACCGATTCCAGTTGTTGAGTAGAAATAAATGTCTGGGCACGGGAAAATAAACCCATCAACTGCCGACACACACGTTCGTCCAAAGGGAAAAGAACAACAAAAGACACAAACGACACAGTCAGTCTATTTAAATACCCATCTCCAGATCCCATCAATGTTTATCATAACATTTgttcaatattattattttttcatcaactgctTGCATACGAGACTACAACTTTGTTCATGTGCACTCATACGACATCACGATTACGATTAATTGGCATGATTTGGGGAGTTGTAACTCACCTGTTGAGCACCGGGTGTGGCTTTATTCCAGAGAACCATGAGACCACGGTTGTAACCAATGAGGATACTGTCGGGATGACCAGGTTGCTCGGCTATAGCCTCCACCGCTCCCGGATTCTTCTTGTAATCCTCAGGGACACtgtaaattaatcaatcattatttttcatgcccTTCAGTTCAATCATTACATTAGAAAGAGAATAAGTAATAAACTATTCTGACGAAATGCATAATCTTAAGCTggtgaataaattataaaatttcaacaaatttgatGTTAACGTGAAATTTAGCAAAATCATGTCAAAATGACGGAagattttatcaatttcactCAGTCAACGTCGCGGTATCGATATGTCCGTGAGGGAATACATTAAATGGCGTCGACTTGACTTATGTAGGATTTCCAGGAATGCCTACGCTTCTAACACCGATTACCTGcaacaatttttgtaattacctCATCTCTAGAGCTCAATCTGCTCTACAAAAAAAGGTTATGACAAACATTGCGCTCTCTGTCTTACATCCCGcgttatttattgaaaaacgaCGAATGATCTGGACCAACTTAAATTGAAAAGAGGGTTTATTTCAGAAATTGTTAATCAATAAGTTACTCACTTCTGCATAACAACATcttgataaataatattatcaGACATcttaaatttcttcaaatcCAGAAGATAAATATTGCCCCCTTCAGTTCCAAGGAGTAAATTCTCTCCCGATGACTCCAGACAGATTGccgaaattttcttcaatttaccCTCCAGTGCCAATGACTTTGTCTCCACCACAGAATTCTCATTAATCTCCCATAAGTGGAGAGAATTGTCATCGCACAGTGACACGAGACGTCCCTGAAATATCATTAATAATCCATGAATTCAATATTACCTGTTTCATCTTCCCTTTTCCCAATTTGTTGCCATATGTAAGGAACTAAATGGATTACTACAATATGGAATCATCACACAAATGCTCTCTTAATTACGTCTGTGCATTCAGGGCTCTTACGCAACCGACACTTCACCGGTTTCTCACAGTTGTTACACTGTGAATAATAGGTACTCGTAGTAAAAACAGAGAAGAATTGCAGAAATACCTTTTATTTgtggtaaaataatttttacttcaCACCATACTCTTACATCTTGCAATGAGTATTTGCATCGGGGCACGCGCTTCAGAATCAAGTCTTAaccggaaattgaaaaaaatttattttcaaagggAACAATGACAATTGTCCAAATTTGACATTATACAATACAAATGAAATTGTATTTATAAAAGgtcaaagtaattttttaattctttaaaTCAGAGGTTTATTCAAAACCTCTCTTTCATTtgggaaaatatttgtaatttttgaaCAGCTCTGATTGAAATGTCATGTAGTCCATCGGAATATTTTCTACAGACATTTTTCCACTGATACTTCATATGTCTTTGAATTTATGTCAAGAAATTACTGTGAAAAATATCTTGACGTGAGCCTACAAAAtctatcaattaaaattttaactgTCGAATGTTCCGCTGGTCCCAGCATCATCTACTGTTCTATTTGATAGAAAATGTGATGAATGATCAGTATAGATCAGGTTTTTTGATGCCACATTAGAATCTTCGGGCTTTGCCTGGTGACCGGACATGTACCGTTACACGGACGAACAAAAGAAGTGTCATGATGTTACTCTATGGCGTGTCCACTACAATACTCCCCTCTTATACAATGCGAATGATTTTACGGTTTTCTATCGGTGTGAAGAGTACACGAACAATAC from Diachasmimorpha longicaudata isolate KC_UGA_2023 chromosome 1, iyDiaLong2, whole genome shotgun sequence harbors:
- the LOC135167648 gene encoding lethal(2) giant larvae protein homolog 1 isoform X1, whose translation is MLKFIRGKSQQPTPERQKLLKDLFAFRKTVQHGFPNKPTALAWDASLRLMIIGTASGAIKVFGRPGVEFYGQHSTESGETAVTRIIALPNEGRLVSLCDDNSLHLWEINENSVVETKSLALEGKLKKISAICLESSGENLLLGTEGGNIYLLDLKKFKMSDNIIYQDVVMQNVPEDYKKNPGAVEAIAEQPGHPDSILIGYNRGLMVLWNKATPGAQQLMGLFSRAQTFISTQQLESVHWISEDRFVSSHNDGSYMFWSPGSDSTSEPTTVYGPYPCKAISKIFVYSLPDDDEMMLFSGGMPRSSYGDRHTITAMTKSKHVVFDLTSKVIDFFVVTSKPHVETESSDDIDEKDPLKNIPGPEALIILAEEEIVAIDLTDPDWKMMALPYLVSLHASAVTCSQHVPNVPEELWNSVVTSGKTQTEHLYSDKEWPIDGGVLLCQKGNKKLTENKRDLLLTGHEDGTIRFWDASGVTLTPLYKYSSSLLFTGEHLDVLEQSPDEDQEEWPPFRKVGTFDPYSDDPRLAVKKILLCPLSSTLIVAGTAGHIIVAKIISQVIQKQMKAVTMNIVNDRDGFAWKGHDSLPVRTAEISFSIGFQPQNLVQLYPPAAVTALTVHSEWGLMAAGTAHGLAVFDYVRNKPVSVKCTLNPNDRSGSGDTPISRRKSFKKSLRESFRRLRKGRSQRRATTASPSGNITEKKKLEAPAPGGIGGEGAVDIRPVERQIEARPADDSLGSMVRSLYFARSFIVSMQNTTPTLWAGTNNGTVYVFTLAIPAGVRRAEEDVVCTLGKEIQLKHRAPVIAITILDGSSVPLPEPFEAEKGVAPGPDMTAPHRVVIASEEQFKIFNLPSLKPFCKYKLTAHEGSRVRKTGFAKFTCPVEPAGIHEETCLLCLTNLGECLILSIPELRRQLNAAAIKREDINGISSLTFTKGGEALYLHSSSELERISLSANNVTKAHCALNLPPNARSTPETTVSSVQSIKEEEGEGEQEGVVEGTGEKEIEAPGAARAVTENGIVGSTGDNNSKEPSLRPAASTTDINGDEDRQDINSIGDITIDSVKDHLLNSSLFRNATSSEDLHNRLAGLKMEVTSRTSEISTQNQSVVVKTTTVISQTSSNGTTNGEVETNQSSESQEVNSTTVEREIRSGTETTTTHATITLPPNVEISAADLANLEVQTITVTTEKSKSSMPRTEEISSQN
- the LOC135167648 gene encoding lethal(2) giant larvae protein homolog 1 isoform X5, yielding MLKFIRGKSQQPTPERQKLLKDLFAFRKTVQHGFPNKPTALAWDASLRLMIIGTASGAIKVFGRPGVEFYGQHSTESGETAVTRIIALPNEGRLVSLCDDNSLHLWEINENSVVETKSLALEGKLKKISAICLESSGENLLLGTEGGNIYLLDLKKFKMSDNIIYQDVVMQNVPEDYKKNPGAVEAIAEQPGHPDSILIGYNRGLMVLWNKATPGAQQLMGLFSRAQTFISTQQLESVHWISEDRFVSSHNDGSYMFWSPGSDSTSEPTTVYGPYPCKAISKIFVYSLPDDDEMMLFSGGMPRSSYGDRHTITAMTKSKHVVFDLTSKVIDFFVVTSKPHVETESSDDIDEKDPLKNIPGPEALIILAEEEIVAIDLTDPDWKMMALPYLVSLHASAVTCSQHVPNVPEELWNSVVTSGKTQTEHLYSDKEWPIDGGVLLCQKGNKKLTENKRDLLLTGHEDGTIRFWDASGVTLTPLYKYSSSLLFTGEHLDVLEQSPDEDQEEWPPFRKVGTFDPYSDDPRLAVKKILLCPLSSTLIVAGTAGHIIVAKIISQVIQKQMKAVTMNIVNDRDGFAWKGHDSLPVRTAEISFSIGFQPQNLVQLYPPAAVTALTVHSEWGLMAAGTAHGLAVFDYVRNKPVSVKCTLNPNDRSGSGDTPISRRKSFKKSLRESFRRLRKGRSQRRATTASPSGNITEKKKLEAPAPGGIGGEGAVDIRPVERQIEARPADDSLGSMVRSLYFARSFIVSMQNTTPTLWAGTNNGTVYVFTLAIPAGVRRAEEDVVCTLGKEIQLKHRAPVIAITILDGSSVPLPEPFEAEKGVAPGPDMTAPHRVVIASEEQFKIFNLPSLKPFCKYKLTAHEGSRVRKTGFAKFTCPVEPAGIHEETCLLCLTNLGECLILSIPELRRQLNAAAIKREDINGISSLTFTKGGEALYLHSSSELERISLSANNVTKAHCALNLPPNARSTPETTVSSVQSIKEEEGEGEQEGVVEGTGEKEIEAPGAARAVTENGIVGSN
- the LOC135167648 gene encoding lethal(2) giant larvae protein homolog 1 isoform X4; this encodes MLKFIRGKSQQPTPERQKLLKDLFAFRKTVQHGFPNKPTALAWDASLRLMIIGTASGAIKVFGRPGVEFYGQHSTESGETAVTRIIALPNEGRLVSLCDDNSLHLWEINENSVVETKSLALEGKLKKISAICLESSGENLLLGTEGGNIYLLDLKKFKMSDNIIYQDVVMQNVPEDYKKNPGAVEAIAEQPGHPDSILIGYNRGLMVLWNKATPGAQQLMGLFSRAQTFISTQQLESVHWISEDRFVSSHNDGSYMFWSPGSDSTSEPTTVYGPYPCKAISKIFVYSLPDDDEMMLFSGGMPRSSYGDRHTITAMTKSKHVVFDLTSKVIDFFVVTSKPHVETESSDDIDEKDPLKNIPGPEALIILAEEEIVAIDLTDPDWKMMALPYLVSLHASAVTCSQHVPNVPEELWNSVVTSGKTQTEHLYSDKEWPIDGGVLLCQKGNKKLTENKRDLLLTGHEDGTIRFWDASGVTLTPLYKYSSSLLFTGEHLDVLEQSPDEDQEEWPPFRKVGTFDPYSDDPRLAVKKILLCPLSSTLIVAGTAGHIIVAKIISQVIQKQMKAVTMNIVNDRDGFAWKGHDSLPVRTAEISFSIGFQPQNLVQLYPPAAVTALTVHSEWGLMAAGTAHGLAVFDYVRNKPVSVKCTLNPNDRSGSGDTPISRRKSFKKSLRESFRRLRKGRSQRRATTASPSGNITEKKKLEAPAPGGIGGEGAVDIRPVERQIEARPADDSLGSMVRSLYFARSFIVSMQNTTPTLWAGTNNGTVYVFTLAIPAGVRRAEEDVVCTLGKEIQLKHRAPVIAITILDGSSVPLPEPFEAEKGVAPGPDMTAPHRVVIASEEQFKIFNLPSLKPFCKYKLTAHEGSRVRKTGFAKFTCPVEPAGIHEETCLLCLTNLGECLILSIPELRRQLNAAAIKREDINGISSLTFTKGGEALYLHSSSELERISLSANNVTKAHCALNLPPNARSTPETTVSSVQSIKEEEGEGEQEGVVEGTGEKEIEAPGAARAVTENGIVGSTGDNNSKEPSLRPAASTTDINGDEDRQDINSIGDITIDSVKDHLLNSSLFRNATSSEDLHNRLAGLKMEVTSRTSEISTQNQSVVVKTTTVISQTSSNGTTNGEVETNQSSESQEVNN